The genomic segment TTTTCAATATAGTTGCCATCTCTGTCTTCACCAGATGCTGATATATCAAACACTTCACCAATCTGATGCATTAGCAATTTATTATCTGCAATAGAAGTCATCACTGCTTCTCCCGATGATTCTTCAGGGGATACCATTTCGCTCCACGTATACAAACCAGCGGTTTCAATCATTGTATCATTTTCAGTGATTACAAGGTTTTCTACCACTTTAATGGCATCCTCTTTTGAAATATCATCACCGATATAAACAGTAATTACACGATATACATCTGGGCGAAGAAGGTAAATCCTTTGATTAAAAGATCCATCCTCTGCCAGGTCATTATATTTAAGATATACACCTTCATAATTGCCAAAAGTTCGTTCCTCACAGTCAACAACATTCTTATCTTGCATTACTTTGCTCAAATCATCCTCGTCTAAAAGCACAGATGCAAAGCTGAATCCTCCGGTTCGATCATGCTCAGGATATTCCAGATGAAATTCATCAATCCATTCCATTCCTTCTGGAATATATCCTGCTGAGATATCTATATCATGAATTCTTTCAGGAAGATTAATTTTCCCTGTGCTGCCATCCGCCTTAATTCCCGTTACGATACTGTAGGCTCCTTGTTTTTCTAAAAACATATGATATAATTTGGTACCTGCATAGACTATGGTCGATGTAGCCAATACACATACGGCTATTGCTGCAACCACTCTGGCACCTGTCCATTTTTTCACTCTCCTTGTCTGAATATTAACCACCTTCGTGTCCTGTAGCTGTTTTTTCACTTCGCTTTGGATCATCGTGTGGATGAACTCCGGAGTTTCAGGAATATCTTTTTTCATATCTTCTAACCTCATACTGTCAACTCCTCACTTTCCTGTAAATTACGCTTAAGCTTTCCCCGTGCTCTGGCAAGTCTTTTTTGAACTGCTCCCTCGGTTATCTCAAAAATCTGCGCAATCTCTTTTATGTTGAAATCCTCAATATAGTACAGAATAACTGGCATTCGTAATTCTTCTTTCAAAGAATTTACGGCTCTGTACAAGTCGCTATAGTCAGTTCTCTGATCTGTCTCAATTTCTGTCATTTCACTCATCCCTTCCAAAGAAACAAGTTTACTCGACTTTCTCAAAAGAGTATAACACTCATTGATCAATATACGAATCAACCAAGTCTTGGCATATTTGTCATTTCTCAAAGTTCCAATCTTTGAAAATGCCTTAACAATCGTTTCCTGAATAG from the Blautia wexlerae DSM 19850 genome contains:
- a CDS encoding sigma-70 family RNA polymerase sigma factor; translation: MTKEELGTLILNSERQLYSTAKTILINDQDCADAIQETIVKAFSKIGTLRNDKYAKTWLIRILINECYTLLRKSSKLVSLEGMSEMTEIETDQRTDYSDLYRAVNSLKEELRMPVILYYIEDFNIKEIAQIFEITEGAVQKRLARARGKLKRNLQESEELTV